A region of the Thermogladius calderae 1633 genome:
CAACTCCGAGTCCTCTACTTTCGTTAGTCCCTTAAGTCTCCACTCGACTCCCAGAGGGGTCTCGAAGGGCTCTTGTAGTGGCACGTAGTAGTCTTTCTCCAGTAGTTCGCTAACTGTAAGAGGCCAACCCGCTACCACCAGGAAGACCTTGTCCCACGCGCTAAAGCCTTTGGGAACCCTAAACCCCAACCCGTGTAATCTCACTACGAGAACCCCGTAGTGGACCGCGATCTGGAGTACTAGGGCGTAGATCAAGACCGAGTAGACTATAGGAGGTACAGGGACGCTGTATCCACCTAGTAGAGTGGGGTAGTTGAGCGGTGCAGAGTATGCGATGGCGATCGAAGTTACCACGTAGAAGTCGGCTAGCCCCACGAGCTCTAGCTTAGTCAGGATCAGTAGCACTAGCGGGACAGGCACCACGGACACTAGAGTGTATAGAGCCTGGGCTTGGAAGGGTATGAGGTCTTTTACCAAGTAGAAATTCAGGAAACAGAAGACCGCCGACACCGCTAGGAACAAGTACACGAGTTTGTCCGGTATGTCCCTCTTCTTGTAGTCGTAGACGGAGAAGGGGGCTAGGAAGAGCAGTGTAATAGCGTACTCGACTACTGCGAGTAGCGATGGCTCGATCAAATAAGACCACTCTCGTCTGTAGACAGCGTTTTTGTTGATTTACTACACATATAATCTGCTCTGAGCTAAAATATGCTATGCGACGAGGTGTCTACATTTGAGGATACTCTGGTCGCCCTGGAGGTACCAGTACGTCAAGACGCTGGCGGGCGCGCAGGAGTGCCTCTTCTGCAAACTCCAGGGCGCGAGGGACGAGGAGGCCTACATAGTGTACAGGGGGCGGTTCAACTTCGTGGTGTTAAATACCTTCCCCTACAACAGCGGCCATGTAATGGTGGCGCCCTACAGGCACGTGGACAGCCTCGAGAAGATGAGTGACGAAGAGCTTCTAGAACTAGTGCAGCTTGTTAACAAGAGCATGGTCGCCATAAGGAAGTCTCTCAACCCCGAGGGCTTCAATATCGGGGTTAACATAGGCAGGCCCGCCGGCGCAGGTGTGCCAGGTCACGTCCACGTCCACGTAGTACCTAGGTGGACAGGCGACAGCAACTTCATGCCGATAATAGCCGAGACCAAGACCCTCCCCGTGGCCTTATCTGAGGTCTACAAGTTATTAAAGGAGAATTGGCCTAGTTAGAGATTGTATGAGGAAGTCCTCGATCGCTGAGGAGTGATGATAAAGGGGTTGGCTGATTGAGCGAGGTGTCGAAGAGCGACCTAGTCTTGGTCGAAAAGTACGTTTTCCTGGGTAAGACGAGGTACAGGATAGCGTTGTCGGGCACGAACATAGTCTTCAACGTGGAGGCGTCCAGCGACGAGGAGGCTTACAATAAGGTGCTCGAGATCGTTAGGAAAATGGGTATAGACAGGAGTTTGCTCGAGTCTATTAGGGCGAAGGTTAAGAAGAGCTAGGAGAAGTCGCTTAAGCCGGTGCTCTTCCTCTTCCTCGCCTGGAACTCCTCGCTCGTCTTCTCCAGGACTATCTCGTACAACCTGGCCTCGCCACCACCGGGCTTCGGTCTCAGGATCCTGCCCAGCCTCTGTACGAACTGCCTCCTAGACCCCGTGCCGGAGACTATTATACCGACGTTCGCATCGGGTATGTCCAGCCCCTCGTCGCCTACAGTCGTGACCACGAGTATACCCGACTTCGCAGACTTGAACTCCTCGAGGGCCCTCCTCCTCTCCTCCCCGGGCGTCTCGCCTGTCAGCAGCCAGGCGTTAAGCCTCTTCGCTAACTCCTCGGCCTGCTCGACGTACTGTGTGAAGACTATGATCTTGCCCCCCTTCGCGAGCTCGCTTCTGGCGATTTCAACAGCCTTC
Encoded here:
- a CDS encoding A24 family peptidase C-terminal domain-containing protein, encoding MIEPSLLAVVEYAITLLFLAPFSVYDYKKRDIPDKLVYLFLAVSAVFCFLNFYLVKDLIPFQAQALYTLVSVVPVPLVLLILTKLELVGLADFYVVTSIAIAYSAPLNYPTLLGGYSVPVPPIVYSVLIYALVLQIAVHYGVLVVRLHGLGFRVPKGFSAWDKVFLVVAGWPLTVSELLEKDYYVPLQEPFETPLGVEWRLKGLTKVEDSELRSRIGEFLERGLVKHDEVVWASYGHPLVVYILFGFIIFLVRGF
- a CDS encoding HIT family protein gives rise to the protein MRILWSPWRYQYVKTLAGAQECLFCKLQGARDEEAYIVYRGRFNFVVLNTFPYNSGHVMVAPYRHVDSLEKMSDEELLELVQLVNKSMVAIRKSLNPEGFNIGVNIGRPAGAGVPGHVHVHVVPRWTGDSNFMPIIAETKTLPVALSEVYKLLKENWPS